One window of Corvus moneduloides isolate bCorMon1 chromosome 13, bCorMon1.pri, whole genome shotgun sequence genomic DNA carries:
- the LOC116450477 gene encoding uncharacterized protein LOC116450477, translated as MGWERLGVGRPPQAGLRERERLPGRRHHGNALPPGVGGALRIAPSSQLFHGSARSWGSTEGREGPRKQRRSLRHGGRAVRTERGPCLRLPRQQTPASRQKVRW; from the coding sequence atgggatgggagaggctgggagtgGGGCGGCCGCCGCAGGCCGGGCTGCGGGAGCGGGAGCGGTTGCCAGGACGCCGTCACCATGGGAACGCGCTGCCGCCCGGGGTAGGGGGAGCCCTTCGCATCGCCCCCTCCTCGCAGCTATTTCACGGCAGTGCCCGATCCTGGGGAAGCACGGAGGGACGGGAAGGGCCCCGCAAACAGCGGCGCTCCCTGCGGCACGGGGGGCGAGCGGTGCGAACGGAGCGGGGGCCGTGCCTGCGCCTCCCGCGCCAGCAAACGCCGGCCTCCAGACAAAAAGTTCGGTGGTGA
- the FAM81A gene encoding protein FAM81A, giving the protein MAHRSPIFPTLAPSERRVRNIPLHSQALTAVPLASASLVDQLEDRILSHEKTTAALVEHAFRIKEDIVSTLHRMQNKGGGDRLARQLLEEHIRNITAIVRQLNRDIEMLQEQIRVRDNLSYGTNSTLKSLEMRQLSGLGDLRGRVARCDAGLARLSAEHKITYERLQSLSKDQHTSKLILESKIKEAEIQISHLLSRVEQSIMQQEAKLKIAYKESNQQLQVLDTKLKNAVEELSSQILSARSWLEQEHGRTEKELVQKIDQLSLTFKESTEMSERGIEMKFNQMAEKIERIEEMQKITMEAHDAKQTEEKINIRIVKLQNEINEDIKEMKAEVNAGFAAIYESIGSLRQVLEAKMKLDRDELQKQIHQMKQEVPRWGEAGP; this is encoded by the exons ATGGCCCACCGAAGCCCAATCTTCCCAACCCTTGCCCCTTCTGAAAG ACGGGTTCGAAACATCCCACTGCACAGCCAGGCACTGACAGCGGTCCCGCTGGCATCCGCCAGCCTGGTGGATCAGCTGGAGGACAGAATCCTGAGCCATGAGAAAACAACAGCGGCTCTTGTGGAACACGCTTTTCGCATTAAGGAGGACATTGTTTCCACGCTGCACAGAATGCAGAACAAAGGGGGGGGTGACCGGTTGGCAAGGCAACTCCTGGAAGAACACATCCGAAACATAACGGCGATAGTGAGGCAGCTCAACCGGGACATTGAG ATGCTGCAGGAACAGATACGTGTCAGAGACAATCTCAGCTATGGAACAAATTCTACCCTGAAGAGTCTTGAAATGCGGCAGCTTTCTGGCCTAGGAGATCTTCGGGGAAGAGTTGCAAG GTGTGATGCTGGGTTAGCCAGGCTGTCTGCGGAGCATAAAATTACGTATGAAAGACTTCAGAGCCTAAGTAAAGACCAACACACCTCCAAGCTGATCTTAGAATCTAAAATCAAAGAGGCAGAAATACAG atttcTCACCTGCTGAGCAGAGTAGAGCAATCAATAATGCAACAAGAAGCAAAGCTGAAGATTGCCTACAAAGAGAGCAACCAACAGCTGCAAGTCCTGGACACGAA attaaaaaatgctgttgaGGAGCTCAGCAGTCAGATTTTGTCTGCACGGAGCTGGTTGGAACAGGAACATGGAAGGACTGAGAAAGAGCTTGTGCAAAAAATTGACCAACTCTCACTGACTTTTAAGGAAAGCACT GAAATGAGTGAGAGAGGTATTGAGATGAAATTCAACCAAATGGCAGAGAAAATTGAGAGAAtagaagaaatgcagaagatAACCATGGAAGCACATGACGCAAaacagactgaagaaaaaataaatattcgCATTGTCAAACTTCAAAATGAGATAAATGAAGatataaaagaaatgaaagcgGAAGTTAATGCTG GGTTTGCAGCTATCTATGAGAGCATTGGCTCTCTACGGCAAGTTCTAGAAGCAAAAATGAAGCTGGACAGAGATGAACTACAGAAGCAGATCCACCAAATGAAGCAGGAGGTTCCAAGATGGGGAGAGGCTGGACCATGA